One window of the Capnocytophaga haemolytica genome contains the following:
- a CDS encoding DUF4832 domain-containing protein, with protein MKNIKLLIFTFSACFLFSCSGDDASPSIPNGGKVFSGGTILLEDNEKNLTNPGMGWNQMYYTFDNVVVPTNNDKKDLLNWVPCDIMSFRLSWAKMEPKEGQYNWYIIDDVARSWVAAGKRIAFKFYTNFLWDNADHQATPLWVKDAGAKGKNLDGNGNPADDSWMANYGDPILLAKLANFYKAVADHFKDMPVEFIEMGSIGRAGEGNSYQIGVEPTKEEMKAHVDLLRSSFPNTQLIINDDYGADACLYAKSVGFGIDDHSIGVDKSASSPGRAYNKSLIDKFHDGTTVIGLENDTWLKPDDWYLQQMTDAHANYCRIHTSPSNLKSTEVRDIVNKMNLKMGYRIQFPQIDLPKEIVKGKSFEVTYSIKNVGVGYCPIECYPKFILQDAKGQTIAEATDKQFDYHKLMSLSDNVLLTNQVTMMIPAGSKENTLNLLICLVDKNGNPVINLPYDNGKDKMYSIATINLK; from the coding sequence ATGAAAAATATAAAACTTCTTATTTTTACTTTTAGTGCATGTTTCCTTTTCTCTTGTAGTGGCGATGATGCTAGTCCTAGTATTCCAAATGGGGGGAAAGTCTTTAGTGGTGGCACAATCTTGCTGGAAGATAACGAAAAGAATCTGACTAATCCAGGGATGGGATGGAATCAAATGTACTATACATTTGATAATGTTGTTGTCCCTACGAATAATGATAAAAAGGATTTGTTGAATTGGGTTCCATGTGACATTATGTCTTTTCGTCTAAGCTGGGCAAAGATGGAACCAAAGGAGGGGCAATATAATTGGTACATAATTGATGATGTTGCTCGAAGCTGGGTTGCCGCAGGTAAAAGAATCGCATTCAAATTTTATACCAATTTCTTGTGGGATAATGCTGATCATCAGGCCACCCCATTATGGGTAAAGGATGCTGGAGCTAAGGGAAAGAATCTTGATGGGAATGGAAATCCTGCGGATGACTCTTGGATGGCCAATTATGGTGATCCAATACTTCTAGCTAAGTTGGCAAATTTTTATAAGGCGGTAGCTGACCACTTTAAAGATATGCCTGTTGAGTTTATAGAGATGGGGTCAATAGGCCGTGCAGGTGAAGGCAATAGCTATCAAATTGGCGTAGAACCTACAAAAGAAGAGATGAAAGCTCATGTTGATTTATTAAGGTCTAGTTTTCCTAACACGCAATTGATAATTAATGATGATTATGGTGCAGATGCCTGCCTTTATGCTAAGTCGGTGGGATTCGGCATTGATGACCATAGCATTGGTGTTGACAAAAGTGCGTCTTCTCCTGGTAGAGCCTATAATAAGTCTTTGATAGATAAGTTTCATGATGGGACTACTGTTATAGGTTTGGAGAACGACACTTGGTTAAAGCCTGACGATTGGTATCTTCAGCAGATGACAGATGCCCATGCCAATTATTGTCGGATACACACATCTCCATCTAATTTGAAATCAACGGAAGTACGTGATATAGTTAATAAAATGAATTTGAAAATGGGGTATAGAATACAGTTCCCTCAAATAGACTTACCCAAGGAAATAGTGAAAGGGAAATCTTTTGAAGTTACTTATTCTATAAAGAATGTAGGGGTAGGTTATTGCCCAATAGAGTGTTATCCAAAGTTTATCCTACAAGATGCTAAAGGACAGACAATTGCAGAAGCTACTGACAAGCAATTTGATTACCATAAGTTGATGTCACTTAGTGATAATGTTTTATTAACTAATCAAGTGACGATGATGATACCTGCAGGCAGTAAGGAAAATACGTTAAACCTGCTTATCTGCTTGGTAGATAAGAATGGTAATCCTGTTATCAATTTACCTTATGATAATGGAAAAGACAAGATGTATTCCATTGCGACAATAAATCTTAAATAA
- a CDS encoding IS5 family transposase, producing the protein MKIITLIFKRLKTGCQWREIPIKEQFEEGEISWNTIYYYFNKWSKDGSFQRVWLNILEKNKSKLDLSCAQIDGSHSKTKGGESRGFQGRKAANTTNAIFLCDNQGQMLAMSPPMAGNHNDLYEIEKNLKAIFEFLEQADINTEGLFISADAGFDSQSVRDYLESKDIVANIKGNPRNGGERDNYFDEKLYERRFTIERANAWIDGQKALLVRYEKLDVNWVAMHLLAFSFFFLRKIKV; encoded by the coding sequence ATGAAAATTATTACACTGATTTTTAAGAGATTAAAAACAGGATGTCAGTGGAGAGAAATTCCTATAAAAGAGCAATTTGAAGAGGGAGAAATCTCTTGGAACACCATCTATTACTACTTTAACAAGTGGAGCAAAGACGGCTCATTTCAGAGGGTATGGCTTAATATTTTAGAGAAAAACAAGAGTAAGTTAGATCTTTCTTGTGCTCAAATAGATGGTAGCCATAGTAAGACAAAAGGAGGAGAAAGTAGAGGGTTTCAAGGTAGAAAAGCAGCTAATACGACAAATGCTATTTTCCTTTGTGATAATCAGGGACAAATGTTAGCAATGAGTCCTCCAATGGCAGGAAATCATAATGACCTGTACGAAATAGAGAAGAATCTAAAGGCTATTTTTGAGTTCTTAGAACAGGCTGATATAAATACAGAGGGACTATTTATAAGTGCAGATGCAGGTTTTGATAGTCAGTCAGTTAGAGATTATTTAGAGAGTAAAGATATTGTTGCTAATATCAAGGGAAACCCAAGAAATGGAGGTGAAAGAGATAATTATTTTGATGAAAAGTTATACGAAAGAAGATTTACAATAGAAAGGGCTAATGCTTGGATAGATGGGCAAAAAGCTTTATTGGTCAGATATGAAAAGTTAGATGTCAATTGGGTGGCGATGCATCTATTAGCATTCAGTTTTTTCTTCCTTAGAAAGATAAAAGTTTAA
- the yidC gene encoding membrane protein insertase YidC — MEEKRIDFKTIIGFVLIFILLIWVMQNNKPSEAEIAKQKAQQEAAAAAKKQRETQRVAGTPQSASVPTDSLALANYKASLGAFAYSAALPSAQAELTTIENSDVKLTVSNKGGQLKSVILKGQTTYEGKPVELIANGNSYFSLSFTTAQNQTLNTKELYFQPTLTQQDGKQTLSMKLKASDSQYLEYVYTLPKDGYMVDFAVRSVGLANIVNMSKPIDAKWFLKARRMEKSVTYENRYTQLTVQYGDGKVNRMSAAGGDVQEEQQVRWIGFKQHLFASVLIADSPLSSGEFKSSSIANEERKDLKHTKDFVATFPLKAKSGELSESLHYYFGPSDYKLLKQYDKQYDLTDLIPLGWGIFGWLNKWLFIPLFGFLTNYFSVGITIILMTIIVRVLLSPIVYKSYVSQAKMKVLRPEITEINEKYQEPMKRQQETMALYRKAGVNPMSGCIPALLQLPVFLALFNFFPTEFGLRQKSFLWAQDLSSYDSVLELPFSIPFYGSHVSLFPFLASVAILIYSLMTMAQSVQQQQPGMPNMKFLIYLSPVMMLFFFNNYASGLSLYYFVSNLLTILIMLAIKYWIIDEKKIHAQIEENKKKPKKESKFQQRMREMMEQAEAQRKAQQKR; from the coding sequence ATGGAAGAGAAAAGAATTGATTTTAAAACCATTATAGGGTTTGTCCTTATCTTTATCCTGTTGATATGGGTAATGCAAAACAACAAGCCTTCGGAGGCTGAAATCGCTAAGCAGAAGGCACAACAGGAGGCAGCAGCAGCGGCTAAAAAGCAACGGGAGACTCAGCGCGTGGCGGGTACGCCCCAGAGCGCGTCTGTACCAACTGATTCGCTGGCGTTGGCGAACTATAAAGCCTCGTTGGGCGCGTTTGCTTATAGTGCGGCACTCCCTTCGGCACAGGCGGAGCTTACGACCATCGAAAACAGCGATGTGAAGCTCACCGTGAGCAACAAAGGCGGGCAACTGAAAAGCGTGATCCTCAAAGGGCAGACCACTTACGAGGGGAAACCCGTGGAGCTCATCGCTAACGGCAACTCGTACTTCTCGCTGAGCTTTACCACCGCACAAAACCAGACCCTGAACACTAAAGAGCTGTATTTTCAGCCCACTTTGACGCAGCAGGACGGCAAACAGACGCTCTCGATGAAGCTCAAAGCCTCTGATAGCCAGTATTTGGAGTATGTTTACACCTTGCCCAAGGACGGCTATATGGTGGACTTCGCCGTGCGCAGCGTGGGGCTTGCCAACATCGTGAATATGAGCAAACCGATCGATGCGAAGTGGTTCCTCAAGGCGCGCCGTATGGAGAAGAGCGTGACTTACGAGAACCGTTACACGCAGCTGACCGTGCAGTACGGTGATGGCAAGGTAAACCGTATGAGTGCGGCGGGCGGAGACGTGCAAGAGGAGCAACAAGTGCGCTGGATAGGCTTCAAGCAGCACCTTTTTGCCTCTGTGCTCATCGCCGACAGCCCCCTTTCGAGCGGCGAATTCAAATCGAGCAGTATCGCCAACGAAGAGCGTAAGGATTTGAAGCACACTAAGGACTTTGTGGCGACCTTCCCGCTGAAAGCCAAGAGCGGAGAGCTTAGCGAGTCGCTGCATTATTACTTCGGACCGAGTGATTACAAGCTCTTAAAGCAATACGACAAGCAATACGACCTCACCGACCTCATTCCGCTGGGCTGGGGCATCTTTGGCTGGCTCAATAAGTGGCTATTCATCCCGCTGTTTGGCTTTTTAACCAACTATTTCTCAGTAGGTATCACCATTATCTTGATGACCATCATCGTGCGGGTGCTGCTCTCGCCTATTGTCTACAAATCGTACGTATCGCAGGCAAAAATGAAGGTATTGCGCCCCGAAATTACCGAAATCAACGAGAAATATCAGGAACCGATGAAGCGTCAGCAAGAAACGATGGCACTCTATCGCAAGGCGGGCGTCAATCCGATGAGCGGTTGTATCCCCGCGTTGCTGCAATTGCCCGTATTCTTGGCATTGTTCAACTTTTTCCCTACCGAATTCGGGCTTAGACAGAAGAGTTTCCTCTGGGCGCAGGATTTATCCTCTTACGACTCGGTGCTTGAATTGCCTTTCTCGATACCGTTCTACGGCAGCCACGTGAGTTTGTTCCCATTCTTGGCATCGGTAGCGATCCTCATCTACTCGCTGATGACGATGGCGCAAAGCGTGCAGCAACAGCAGCCTGGGATGCCGAATATGAAGTTCCTCATCTATCTTTCGCCCGTGATGATGTTGTTTTTCTTCAACAATTACGCCAGCGGACTGAGTTTGTACTACTTCGTATCGAACTTGCTTACCATTTTGATAATGTTGGCGATCAAATACTGGATTATCGACGAGAAAAAGATCCACGCACAGATCGAAGAGAACAAGAAGAAGCCTAAAAAGGAGAGCAAATTCCAGCAACGTATGCGCGAGATGATGGAACAAGCAGAAGCGCAACGCAAAGCACAGCAAAAGCGATAA
- a CDS encoding CTP synthase: MANAKYIFVTGGVTSSLGKGIIAASLAKLLQARGYRVALQKFDPYINVDPGTLNPYEHGECYVTEDGAETDLDLGHYERFLGVPTSQTNNVTTGRIYQSVIEKERRGEFLGKTVQVVPHITNEIKERMQLLGKTGDYDIVITEIGGTVGDIESLPYIEAVRQLLWDLGEHNGIVIHLTLVPYLSAAGELKTKPTQHSVMTLMESGIKADIIVCRTEHELSDELRYKIALFCNVKREAVIQSIDASTIYDVPNMMLLEGLDKVALQKLDLPQKGEPDLTQWNAFLQRHKNPKHRVKIGLVGKYVELQDSYKSILEAFIHAGAANEVRVDLETIHSEHLNEENIEARLGHLDGVLVAPGFGSRGIEGKISALQYVREHHIPFLGICLGMQMAVVEFARNVAGLAGANSTEMDEHTPYPVISLMESQKTVTDKGGTMRLGAWDCELTKPSHIFDAYGKTHISERHRHRYEFNNDYKETLEAAGLRCTGINPETGLVEVIELPSHPWFVGVQYHPEYKSTVATPHPLFVAFVKAALQRKLEVRK, from the coding sequence ATGGCTAATGCTAAATATATATTCGTAACGGGAGGGGTTACCTCCTCATTGGGCAAGGGGATTATCGCGGCCTCCCTTGCTAAGCTCTTACAGGCACGCGGTTATAGGGTTGCTTTGCAGAAGTTCGACCCGTACATCAATGTAGACCCTGGTACGCTCAACCCTTATGAGCACGGGGAGTGCTACGTAACGGAAGACGGCGCAGAGACCGACCTCGATTTGGGGCATTACGAGCGTTTTTTGGGTGTACCGACCTCGCAGACGAACAATGTAACCACAGGGCGCATCTACCAGAGCGTTATTGAGAAAGAACGCCGCGGTGAGTTCCTCGGGAAGACCGTGCAGGTGGTGCCGCACATCACCAACGAGATCAAGGAGCGTATGCAGCTGCTCGGTAAGACGGGCGATTACGACATCGTTATCACTGAGATTGGTGGGACGGTGGGCGACATCGAGTCGTTGCCGTACATCGAGGCGGTGCGTCAGCTTTTGTGGGACTTGGGTGAGCACAACGGCATCGTTATCCACCTCACTTTGGTGCCTTACCTCTCGGCAGCGGGCGAACTGAAGACCAAGCCCACCCAACACAGCGTAATGACGCTGATGGAGAGCGGTATCAAGGCGGATATTATCGTTTGCCGCACCGAGCACGAGCTTTCGGATGAGCTGCGCTACAAAATCGCGCTCTTCTGCAACGTAAAGCGCGAGGCGGTGATCCAATCCATCGATGCGTCTACCATTTACGACGTGCCGAATATGATGCTCTTAGAAGGGCTGGACAAAGTAGCCTTGCAGAAGCTCGACTTGCCGCAAAAAGGCGAGCCCGACCTCACCCAATGGAATGCTTTCCTCCAACGGCACAAGAACCCCAAGCACCGTGTGAAGATTGGGCTGGTAGGTAAGTACGTTGAGCTGCAAGATTCGTATAAATCAATCTTAGAGGCGTTTATCCACGCGGGGGCGGCTAATGAAGTGCGCGTTGATTTGGAAACGATACACTCCGAGCACCTTAACGAGGAGAACATCGAGGCGCGCTTGGGTCACTTAGATGGGGTGCTGGTGGCACCAGGCTTTGGCAGTCGCGGTATCGAGGGTAAAATCAGTGCGTTGCAGTACGTGCGCGAGCATCACATTCCTTTCTTGGGGATATGCCTCGGTATGCAGATGGCGGTGGTGGAGTTTGCGCGCAATGTGGCGGGTCTTGCAGGGGCGAACTCCACGGAGATGGACGAGCATACGCCTTACCCTGTAATTAGCCTTATGGAAAGTCAGAAAACGGTAACTGACAAAGGTGGAACGATGCGCCTTGGGGCGTGGGATTGCGAGCTTACGAAGCCGAGCCATATCTTTGATGCGTATGGCAAGACGCACATTAGCGAACGCCATCGCCATCGGTATGAATTTAACAATGATTATAAGGAAACTTTGGAGGCGGCAGGCTTGCGCTGTACAGGTATCAACCCTGAGACGGGCTTGGTGGAAGTGATAGAACTGCCTTCGCACCCTTGGTTTGTAGGCGTGCAGTATCACCCTGAATACAAAAGCACGGTCGCCACGCCGCACCCGCTGTTTGTGGCATTTGTGAAGGCGGCGTTGCAGAGAAAGTTAGAAGTTAGGAAGTAG
- the gpmA gene encoding 2,3-diphosphoglycerate-dependent phosphoglycerate mutase: MYKLVLLRHGQSEWNKLNLFTGWQDVDLTPQGEQEAREAGRVLKSEGFKFDVAYTSVLKRAIKTLNFALETMGDLWLPTHKSWRLNEKSYGALQGLNKSETAEKYGEDQVLLWRRSYDVRPPLIEESDERHPSHDRRYDNLSKSEKTAGESLKDTYDRLLPLWFEAIAPDIKAGKSVIIAAHGNSLRSLVQYLDSMSEEAILKLNIPTGVPLVYELDAELKPIKHYYLGDQEAIAAAINSVANQGKSK; the protein is encoded by the coding sequence ATGTATAAATTAGTACTTTTACGCCACGGACAAAGCGAGTGGAATAAGCTCAATTTGTTCACAGGATGGCAAGATGTAGACCTGACACCCCAAGGCGAGCAAGAAGCCCGCGAGGCAGGCCGCGTATTGAAGAGCGAAGGCTTTAAATTTGATGTCGCATACACATCAGTGCTCAAGCGCGCCATTAAAACACTTAACTTTGCCTTAGAAACAATGGGCGACCTATGGCTGCCCACACACAAAAGCTGGCGACTCAACGAAAAGAGCTACGGCGCATTGCAAGGACTTAACAAATCCGAAACCGCTGAAAAATACGGTGAAGATCAAGTGCTGCTTTGGCGTAGATCTTACGACGTGCGCCCACCGCTTATCGAAGAGAGCGACGAGCGCCATCCATCGCACGACCGCCGCTACGACAACCTGAGCAAGAGCGAAAAAACCGCAGGTGAAAGCCTCAAAGACACCTACGACCGCCTTTTGCCCCTTTGGTTTGAAGCCATTGCTCCCGACATCAAAGCTGGCAAAAGCGTCATTATTGCAGCACACGGCAACAGCCTACGTTCCTTAGTGCAATATCTCGACAGTATGAGTGAAGAGGCAATATTAAAGCTCAACATCCCCACCGGAGTGCCGCTCGTCTACGAGCTCGATGCCGAATTAAAACCCATCAAGCACTACTATCTGGGTGATCAAGAAGCCATTGCAGCCGCCATCAACAGCGTTGCAAATCAAGGCAAAAGCAAATAA
- a CDS encoding AsmA-like C-terminal region-containing protein, which translates to MKITKKILKWSGITLVVLILAMIAIPFLFKGTIKDKVMEAVNKNIKATASLQDVHISLFRNFPKVQLRLDNFVIANKEPFVGDTLFKAETITAKVSLSDLFAGKYNILGFTLKNAVANIHLNKEGQGNYDIAIPSEEEETTPFKMKIEQYNIENLDFTFKMDDGDLLLRVDDINHSGKGNFADQVLDLNTHTKANITLAMAKSTFMKAVPVTLEAILGIDLNQQKYTFKKNKATVNRLDLVFDGYLQLLEKGQHYDLTFSTPTNSFQNFLALIPEQYSKEIADVKTTGQLTLKGFVKGDMTDEKIPTFALEMYADNASFQYPSLPKAVRDITIDLKATNSTGITNDTKVNLNKFTMTIDRDHFEARAAASNLIKNPFIDLALKGTINLASLKQAYPISIDKKLAGILRMDIATQLDMQSVEHKQYQNIKANGNFSLSQFVYAGEEFVKPFHIDLMQLTFNPSHIALSQFTARTGDTDLKLKGTIDNLYGFAFKKETLKGKFELNSNKIVVNDFMQPDSGDKPAEKKAEKPKSDTKTSPKTPATESIKVPKFLDCSLSAKAGTVLYDNLKLANVSGVLVIKDEKVRLENLRSDIFGGNIAVSGGVSTKEATPTFDVDLNLNKLNIPDAFSQITMLEKIAPIAKVIQGKINSTINVKGKLKQDLTPEINSISGDLIAALLDSKVNAQASPLLSSLNSEFAGLNLSALNLKDLKAAVDFEDGRVKIKPFTIKYNDIAIEVAGQHGFDQTMKYDLKLNLPPKMLGKEAETLIAKLTPAEQKKIQTLPVTATIGGTFKKPTINTDMKTALKDLATQVARSQMNNLAGKGADALTKTLGGAASGTAKEISGAVSGMIKNRDSTATKIKEKAKEEAKKEAKKQIGNFLQGLGGKKNE; encoded by the coding sequence ATGAAAATCACAAAAAAAATCCTCAAATGGAGCGGTATCACCTTAGTAGTGCTCATTCTGGCAATGATCGCCATTCCGTTCCTCTTCAAAGGCACCATTAAGGACAAAGTGATGGAAGCCGTTAACAAAAACATCAAAGCAACAGCAAGCCTTCAAGACGTCCACATCAGTCTATTCCGTAACTTCCCAAAAGTGCAACTTCGGCTTGATAACTTTGTGATTGCCAACAAAGAACCCTTCGTAGGCGATACCCTCTTTAAGGCAGAAACCATTACCGCCAAGGTAAGCCTTTCCGACCTCTTCGCAGGCAAGTATAACATCCTCGGATTTACCCTGAAAAACGCCGTAGCCAACATACACCTCAACAAAGAAGGTCAAGGAAACTACGACATCGCCATCCCATCCGAAGAAGAAGAAACAACCCCATTTAAGATGAAAATCGAGCAATACAACATCGAGAACCTCGACTTCACCTTTAAAATGGACGATGGCGACCTCCTCTTGCGCGTGGACGACATCAACCACAGCGGCAAGGGCAACTTCGCCGACCAAGTGCTCGATCTCAACACCCACACCAAGGCAAACATCACCTTAGCTATGGCAAAATCAACCTTTATGAAGGCAGTGCCCGTAACGCTCGAAGCAATCCTTGGCATCGACCTGAATCAACAGAAATACACCTTTAAGAAAAACAAAGCCACCGTCAATCGACTCGATTTAGTCTTCGACGGATACCTACAACTGCTCGAAAAAGGGCAACATTACGACCTGACCTTCAGCACACCTACCAACAGCTTCCAAAACTTCCTCGCCCTCATCCCCGAGCAGTACAGCAAGGAGATCGCCGATGTGAAAACCACCGGGCAGCTCACTCTCAAAGGATTTGTAAAAGGAGATATGACCGATGAAAAGATACCCACCTTCGCGCTGGAAATGTACGCCGACAACGCCTCATTTCAATACCCAAGCCTGCCAAAGGCCGTGCGCGATATCACCATCGACCTGAAAGCCACCAATAGCACCGGCATCACTAACGACACCAAGGTGAACCTCAACAAATTCACAATGACCATCGACCGCGACCACTTCGAGGCTCGCGCCGCCGCCAGCAATCTCATCAAAAACCCCTTCATTGACCTAGCACTCAAAGGCACCATTAACCTAGCTTCCCTCAAGCAAGCATACCCCATCTCCATCGATAAGAAGCTCGCCGGTATCCTCCGTATGGACATCGCCACCCAGCTCGATATGCAATCAGTCGAGCACAAACAATACCAAAATATTAAGGCAAATGGCAATTTCTCCCTATCACAATTCGTTTACGCAGGCGAGGAATTTGTAAAACCCTTCCATATCGACCTTATGCAGCTCACCTTTAACCCATCGCACATCGCCCTCTCGCAATTTACCGCAAGAACCGGCGACACCGACCTAAAACTCAAAGGCACCATCGACAACCTCTACGGATTCGCCTTCAAGAAAGAAACATTAAAAGGCAAATTCGAGCTCAACTCCAATAAAATAGTCGTAAACGACTTTATGCAGCCCGACTCTGGCGATAAACCCGCTGAAAAAAAAGCAGAAAAGCCAAAATCTGACACCAAAACCAGCCCAAAAACCCCAGCAACAGAGTCCATCAAAGTTCCCAAATTCCTCGATTGCTCGCTATCGGCAAAAGCTGGCACCGTACTCTATGACAACCTCAAGCTCGCCAACGTCTCAGGAGTGCTCGTCATCAAAGACGAAAAAGTGCGCCTCGAAAACCTACGCAGCGACATCTTCGGCGGCAACATCGCCGTAAGCGGAGGCGTATCCACCAAAGAAGCCACACCCACCTTCGATGTCGATCTAAACCTAAACAAACTCAACATCCCCGACGCATTCTCGCAAATAACAATGCTTGAAAAAATCGCGCCTATCGCAAAAGTCATCCAAGGGAAAATAAACAGCACCATCAACGTCAAAGGCAAGCTAAAACAAGACCTTACCCCCGAGATAAACAGCATTTCTGGCGATCTGATCGCCGCCCTGCTCGACTCCAAGGTCAATGCCCAAGCCTCCCCACTGTTATCATCCCTAAACTCCGAGTTCGCCGGGCTAAACCTCTCCGCCCTTAATCTAAAAGACCTCAAAGCCGCCGTTGATTTCGAAGATGGAAGAGTAAAAATCAAGCCTTTCACCATTAAATATAACGACATAGCCATAGAAGTCGCAGGGCAACACGGTTTCGATCAAACGATGAAGTACGATCTCAAGTTGAACCTCCCACCCAAGATGCTCGGTAAAGAAGCCGAAACATTGATCGCAAAACTCACACCCGCCGAACAGAAAAAAATCCAAACCCTGCCCGTTACCGCAACCATCGGAGGCACATTTAAAAAGCCAACCATAAACACCGATATGAAAACAGCCCTGAAGGACCTCGCAACCCAAGTAGCCCGCAGCCAAATGAACAATCTGGCAGGTAAAGGCGCAGACGCCCTCACCAAAACCCTCGGAGGGGCAGCCTCTGGCACCGCAAAAGAAATCAGCGGCGCAGTGAGCGGAATGATCAAAAACCGCGACAGCACCGCTACCAAAATCAAAGAAAAAGCCAAAGAAGAAGCCAAAAAAGAAGCCAAAAAGCAAATCGGCAACTTCCTCCAAGGCCTCGGTGGCAAAAAAAATGAGTAA
- a CDS encoding pyridoxal phosphate-dependent aminotransferase, giving the protein MENYLSDRIKRMGTSATLAMAAKTRELKAQGKDIIGLSLGEPDFDIPEFIKQAAIEAVEQNYSKYTPVDGYMELKEAICEKFARDNGLIYQPSQIVVSTGAKQCLANVALSMINQGDEVIFPAPYWVSYRDICSLAGGTPVEVETLLSNNFKMTPEQLERAITPRTKMLWINSPCNPSGAVYSKEELEGLAAVLRKHPNIFVLSDEIYEYINFTGGYTSIASIEGMYERTITVNGVSKAFAMTGWRIGYMGAPAWLAKACTKMQGQITSGANAIAQRATIAALKAPKDEIQYMIDAFRSRRELVMKLLGEIEGFKLSMPEGAFYVFPDISHYFGKQLRGRQINNASDFSLYLLEEAGVATVTGEAFGDKKCIRLSYAASEEALTEAIRRIKASLS; this is encoded by the coding sequence ATGGAAAACTATTTATCTGACCGCATTAAGCGTATGGGCACTTCGGCAACCTTAGCAATGGCTGCCAAGACGCGTGAACTCAAAGCCCAAGGAAAGGATATCATCGGGCTGAGCTTGGGAGAGCCTGACTTCGACATTCCTGAATTTATCAAGCAGGCGGCTATTGAGGCTGTTGAACAGAATTACAGTAAATACACGCCTGTGGACGGTTATATGGAGCTCAAGGAGGCGATCTGTGAGAAGTTTGCTCGGGATAATGGGCTGATATACCAACCTTCGCAAATCGTGGTATCGACGGGGGCTAAGCAGTGCTTGGCGAACGTGGCGCTGTCGATGATCAACCAAGGCGACGAGGTGATTTTTCCTGCACCGTATTGGGTGAGCTACAGAGATATTTGTTCGCTGGCTGGTGGGACGCCCGTAGAGGTTGAGACGCTGCTTTCTAACAACTTTAAGATGACGCCCGAGCAGTTGGAACGGGCTATCACACCTCGCACTAAGATGCTGTGGATCAACTCGCCTTGTAATCCTAGTGGGGCTGTTTACAGCAAGGAGGAACTGGAAGGACTGGCAGCAGTATTGAGGAAGCATCCGAATATTTTTGTGCTTTCGGACGAGATTTATGAGTATATCAACTTTACGGGAGGGTACACGAGTATTGCTTCTATTGAGGGGATGTACGAGCGCACTATCACGGTGAATGGTGTCTCGAAGGCTTTTGCTATGACAGGTTGGCGCATCGGGTATATGGGTGCCCCTGCGTGGCTTGCCAAGGCGTGCACTAAGATGCAAGGGCAGATCACCAGTGGTGCAAATGCGATCGCTCAACGGGCTACTATCGCAGCGCTGAAGGCGCCTAAGGATGAGATACAGTATATGATTGACGCTTTTCGCTCACGCAGGGAGTTGGTAATGAAGCTCCTCGGTGAGATTGAAGGCTTTAAGCTAAGTATGCCTGAGGGGGCGTTCTACGTTTTCCCTGATATTTCTCATTATTTTGGGAAGCAGCTGCGCGGAAGACAGATCAATAATGCTTCGGACTTTTCGCTGTACTTATTGGAAGAAGCGGGAGTAGCTACGGTAACGGGTGAGGCTTTTGGTGATAAGAAGTGTATACGGCTATCGTATGCGGCATCAGAAGAGGCACTCACTGAGGCTATTAGAAGAATAAAAGCGAGCCTATCCTAA